The genomic region GCTGGTCGAGGCGATCTCGAACGCCGAGTTCCAGATCAGCTACTCCATCCCGTTCGGCCAGATCGGCATCATGCTGGGCCTGGCCGTGGTCGCGGCGATCATCGCGGCCGCCCTGCCCGCCCGGCGCGCGGCGAAGAACTCGGTGGTCGCGGGCATGGCGGAGGGGTAGGACGTCTGCTCGTGGCCGGGGTCGGGGCCTGGCCACGAACAGATCGGGCGCGCGGAACAGGGGCCGCGCATCCAGGGGGATCGGTGGAGGTCCGGCGCCGTCGGGGCGCCGGACCTCCGCATCGTTCCAGGTGCACGCGGGGAGCTTTCGTGCACTCCTGGTGCACGGAAGCTCCCCGCGTACCCGCTGCCGGCCGTCTCAACCGGAAGGGTGGAAAAAATCTTGGGGGCACGCGTCATTTTTTGCGTGCAAGGCCCTCTACCTGGGATGAGAGGGACGACCGGAGCGAGGGCCCGGTCGTCCCTCTCTCCGTTTCCGCACCCGGTCGTGGTCTCGATCGGGACACGCGGCCGTTCCGGCCCTGGTTTTTGTTGCTCGCCTCCACAAAGTTACGGAACGATGTCGACCGCTTGACAGCGGCGCCTCTCCAGTTGAGTGTGAGAGCGCTCTCACCGAGGTTCACATGCGCCTACGGCGCCGTCGAGGAGGACGGATGAACAGAAGGCTGGTCGGCAGCGCTGCTGCGACCCTCGTGATGGTTCTGGTCGCGGGATGCGGCGGGAGTTCCGAGGCTGACGGCAAGATCGAGCTGTCACTCGGCCTGTTCTCCGACTTCGGCTACGACAAGCTGATCGAGGAGTACATGGCCTCGCATCAGAACATCAAGATCGAGCAGCGCAAGGTCAAGATGGAGCAGCACAACACGCAGCTCGCCACGCAGCTGGCGGGTGGCCGCGGTGCCGCCGACATCGTCGCGCTGGAGGAGGGCGTGGTCTCGCAGTTCCGCGCCTCCAAGGACAAGTTCGTGAACCTCGCCGAGTACGGCGCCAAGGACCTCAAGTCGCAGTGGGCCGACTGGAAGTGGAACCAGGGCACCGCCGACAACGGCGAGTTCGTCCTGGGGCTCGGCACCGACATGGGCAGCCTGGGGCTGTGCTACCGCAGCGACCTGTTCGCCGCGGCCGGTCTGCCCACGGACCGCGCCGAGGTCGCGAAGCTGTGGCCGACCTGGGCGGACTACGCGAAGGTCGCGGACCAGTTCACGGCCAAGACGCCGAACGTGAAGTTCGTCGACACCGGCCGCAACGTCTACAAGGCGATCCTCGACCAGACCGAGGAGGGCTACTTCGCGAAGGACGACTCGTACATCGCGGAGCGCAACGACAAGGTCAAGTCCGCGTTCGACACCGCGGCGGCGCTGGGCACCAAGCAGCAGACCGGTGCGCTGGAGCCGTTCAGCCAGGAGTGGAACGTCGCGCTGAAGCAGGGGTCGTTCGCCACCACCACCTGCCCCGCGTGGGCGCTCGCGCTCATCAAGGCCGGTGCCGGTGACGGTGCGGCCGGCAAGTGGGACGTCACGACGGCGCCGGGTGGCGGCGGCAACTGGGGCGGGTCGTTCCTCGCGATCCCGAAGCAGAGCAAGCACCCCAAGGAGGCCTACGAGCTGGCGAAGTGGCTGACCGCGCCGGAGCAGCAGAAGCGGATCTTCAAGGAGACCGGCAACCTGCCCAGCCAGCCCAAGGTCTACCAGGACGCCGAGGTCCAGGCCACGGTCAACGAGTACTTCAACAAGGCGCCGGTCGGGCAGATCTTCGCCACCTCCGCCGAGTCGCTCAAGCCCACCTACCGCGGCACGAAGGACTCGAAGGTCGGCCCGGTGTTCGCCAGTGCGCTCACGCGGGTCGAGCAGGGCAAGCAGTCCGGAGCCGACGCCTGGACGCAGGCGTTGAAGGAAGTGCAGGACGTCGTCAAGTGACGTTGACGCGCACGGAGACCGAGGCGGCCCCGGCCGCCTCGGTTCCTCCTTCTCAGGACGGGCCCCGGCGGCTGGGGCTGAGCCGCTGGGACGCCAAGTACACGCCGTACCTGATCATCACGCCGTTCTTCGTGGTGTTCGCGATCTTCGGGCTCTACCCGCTGCTGTACACGGCGTGGGTGTCGCTGCACGACTGGCAGCTGATCGACGGTGACCAGGGATTCGTCGGTCTGGAGAACTACAGCCGGTTGTTCGGCGACCCGAACTTCTGGAACGCGCTGTTCAACACCCTCAGCCTGTTCGTGCTGTCGACGGTGCCGCAGCTGCTCGCCGCGCTCGGCCTGGCCGCGCTGCTCGACCGGGGCCTGCGGGGCAGTGCGTTCTGGCGCGCGGGCGTGCTGCTGCCGAACGTCATCTCGGTCGCCGCGGTGGCGCTGGTGTTCGCGCAGTTCTACGGCCGCGACTTCGGCATCGTGAACTACCTGCTGGGCCTGGTCGGGATCGACCCGGTCGACTGGCGGGCCGAGACGTGGGCCTCGCACCTCGCCGTCTCGTCGATGGTGATGTGGCGCTGGACCGGGTACAACGCGCTGCTGTACTTGGCTGCGATGCAGTCGGTGCCGAAGGACATGTACGAGTCGGCCACGCTGGACGGCGCCTCGCGCTGGCGGATGTTCTGGTCGATCACCGTGCCGTCGATCCGGCCGACCATCCTCTTCACCGTCGTCACCTCGACCATCGGCGGCCTGCAGCTGTTCGCCGAACCCGCGCTGTTCGACCCCGGCTTCGCCGCCAACAACTCGACCGGCGGCAGCGACCGGCAGTTCCAGACGCTCGTGCTCTACATGTACGAGAAGGGTTTCCGGCTGTTCGACGCGGGCTACGCGGCCACCGTGGCGTGGATGCTGTTCATCGTCGTGCTGCTGGTCGCGGTCATCAACTTCTCGCTGACGCGGCGCATCGCGTCGAAGGGGTGATCGCCCGATGACTCGCATGAAGGCGGGACCGCTGCTCTACGGGTTCCTCGTCGCGGTGCTCGCCGCCTCGATCTTCCCGCTGTACTACTCGTTCATCGTGGCGTCGAAGGACAACTCGGTGCTCGGCGAGAAGCTGCCGCCGTTGATCCCCGGCGGCAACCTCGTCGAGAACGTCACCCGCGTCTTCGACACGGTCGACTTCTGGCTCGCGATGCAGAACTCGTTCATCGTCGCCTCGACCGTGGCGATCTCGAACGTCGTGCTGGGCACGCTCGCGGGCTTCGCGTTCGCCCGGCTGCGGTTCAAGGGCCGCGACTCGCTGTTCCTGGTCGTGCTCGGCACCGCGATGGTGCCCACGCAGCTCGGCGTCATCCCGCTGTACATGCTGATGTCGGACCTGGACTGGTACGGCACGCTGCAGGCGGTCATCGTCCCGGTGCTGATCGGCTCGTTCGCGGTGTTCTGGATGCGCCAGGCCTGCGAGGAGACCGTGCCGTACGAGCTGATCGAGGCCGCGCGCGTCGACGGGTGCTCGGTGCTGCGGACGTTCTGGCACGTCGGGTTCCCCGCGGTGCGGCCACAGGCGGCGGTGCTGGGCATGTTCACGTTCATGACGGCCTGGAACGACTTCTTCTGGCCGCTGATCGTGCTCGACCCCAACGACAGCCCGACCGTGCAGGTGGCGCTGTCGTCGCTGGCCAGCGGGTACTACACCGACTACTCGCTGATGCTGGCCGGCGCGTCGCTCGCCGTCCTGCCGGTGATCGCGATCTTCGTCCTGCTGTCCCGCCAGATCGTCGGAGGAATCATGCAGGGCGCGGTGAAGGGGTGAGTGAATGACAACCGACTCGGACGTCGAGGTCGAGCGGGAGGTGCTGAGCTTCCCACCGGGCTTCCTGTGGGGAGCGGCCACCGCGGCGTTCCAGATCGAGGGGTCGACCACAGTGGACGGTCGGGGGCCTTCGATCTGGGACACCTTCGCGGCGACACCGGGCAAGGTGCTGAACGCCGACGGCGGTGACCCGGCCTGCGACCACTACCGCAGGTACTCCTCCGATGTGGACCTCATGGCGTCGCTGGGCCTGGCCGCCTACCGGTTCTCCGTCGCGTGGCCGCGCATCCAGCCCGGTGGCAGCGGGGCGGTCGAGGAGCGCGGGCTCGCGTTCTACGACCGGTTGGTGGACTCCCTGCTGGACAAGGGGATCCAGCCGCTGGCGACGCTGTACCACTGGGACCTGCCACAGGTGCTGGAGGACTTCGGGGGCTGGCGCAACCGCGACACCGCCTACCGCTTCGCCGAGTACGCGGCGATCGTGCACGACCGGCTCGGCGACCGGGTGGAGGCCTGGACGACGCTGAACGAGCCGTGGGTGTCGGCGTTCCTGGGCTACGGCAACGGCATCCACGCCCCCGGCGTGGCCGACCCGGTGGCCTCCCTGGAAGCCGCGCACCACCTGCTGCTGGCCCACGGCCTGGCCACCCAGGCGTTGCGCGCGCAGGCTCCGGCGTCGCACCGGCTCTCGCTCGTGCTGAACTTCAGCACGATCTGGGCCGACGACTCCTCGGAGGCCTCGCTGGAGGCCGTGCGCAAGGTCGACGGCCTGCAGAACCGCATCCTGCTCGACCCGGTGCTCGGCCGCGGCTACCCCTTGGACGTCCTCCAGGACACCAGCTGGCTGGGCGACTGGACGAACGTGGTGCGCG from Lentzea guizhouensis harbors:
- a CDS encoding ABC transporter substrate-binding protein, yielding MNRRLVGSAAATLVMVLVAGCGGSSEADGKIELSLGLFSDFGYDKLIEEYMASHQNIKIEQRKVKMEQHNTQLATQLAGGRGAADIVALEEGVVSQFRASKDKFVNLAEYGAKDLKSQWADWKWNQGTADNGEFVLGLGTDMGSLGLCYRSDLFAAAGLPTDRAEVAKLWPTWADYAKVADQFTAKTPNVKFVDTGRNVYKAILDQTEEGYFAKDDSYIAERNDKVKSAFDTAAALGTKQQTGALEPFSQEWNVALKQGSFATTTCPAWALALIKAGAGDGAAGKWDVTTAPGGGGNWGGSFLAIPKQSKHPKEAYELAKWLTAPEQQKRIFKETGNLPSQPKVYQDAEVQATVNEYFNKAPVGQIFATSAESLKPTYRGTKDSKVGPVFASALTRVEQGKQSGADAWTQALKEVQDVVK
- a CDS encoding carbohydrate ABC transporter permease, producing the protein MTRMKAGPLLYGFLVAVLAASIFPLYYSFIVASKDNSVLGEKLPPLIPGGNLVENVTRVFDTVDFWLAMQNSFIVASTVAISNVVLGTLAGFAFARLRFKGRDSLFLVVLGTAMVPTQLGVIPLYMLMSDLDWYGTLQAVIVPVLIGSFAVFWMRQACEETVPYELIEAARVDGCSVLRTFWHVGFPAVRPQAAVLGMFTFMTAWNDFFWPLIVLDPNDSPTVQVALSSLASGYYTDYSLMLAGASLAVLPVIAIFVLLSRQIVGGIMQGAVKG
- a CDS encoding GH1 family beta-glucosidase — its product is MTTDSDVEVEREVLSFPPGFLWGAATAAFQIEGSTTVDGRGPSIWDTFAATPGKVLNADGGDPACDHYRRYSSDVDLMASLGLAAYRFSVAWPRIQPGGSGAVEERGLAFYDRLVDSLLDKGIQPLATLYHWDLPQVLEDFGGWRNRDTAYRFAEYAAIVHDRLGDRVEAWTTLNEPWVSAFLGYGNGIHAPGVADPVASLEAAHHLLLAHGLATQALRAQAPASHRLSLVLNFSTIWADDSSEASLEAVRKVDGLQNRILLDPVLGRGYPLDVLQDTSWLGDWTNVVRDGDMETIATPVDWIGVNYYNPTRVAPAEEDFVPEGPHAGLRGVALQPPRGELTGFGWEQNADAFTELLVRLSQHVDGIPLVVTENGSAFPDTVDELGRVVDVQRTKYLVDHVRAVHRAIAAGADVRGYLAWSLLDNFEWAAGYSQRFGIVHVDFETQQRTVKESAATFSRIIGNNGLPAHGYTV
- a CDS encoding carbohydrate ABC transporter permease — protein: MGLSRWDAKYTPYLIITPFFVVFAIFGLYPLLYTAWVSLHDWQLIDGDQGFVGLENYSRLFGDPNFWNALFNTLSLFVLSTVPQLLAALGLAALLDRGLRGSAFWRAGVLLPNVISVAAVALVFAQFYGRDFGIVNYLLGLVGIDPVDWRAETWASHLAVSSMVMWRWTGYNALLYLAAMQSVPKDMYESATLDGASRWRMFWSITVPSIRPTILFTVVTSTIGGLQLFAEPALFDPGFAANNSTGGSDRQFQTLVLYMYEKGFRLFDAGYAATVAWMLFIVVLLVAVINFSLTRRIASKG